In Rhodanobacteraceae bacterium, the following proteins share a genomic window:
- a CDS encoding phosphoglycerate kinase — protein MNFLRMTDLDLSGKRVLIREDLNVPVKEGRITSEQRLAASLPTIRAAAAAGGRVLVMSHLGRPKEGVFDAASSLAPVAAWLSQHLGFEVPLVRDWLDGVEVAPGSVALCENVRFNVGEEKDDEALSRRMAALCDVFVMDAFGTAHRAQASTHGVAKYAPVACAGPLLAAELDALAKALLAPKRPLLAIVAGSKVSTKLELLGNLVDKVDQLIVGGGIANTFIAAAGHGVGKALHEADLLDAARAIVAKASARGASIPLPLDVVTAPAFAADAPATIEGIATVSADEMILDIGPQTAAHYAQLIAQAGTVVWNGPVGVFEFDAFGAGTQAIAQAIAKSSAFSIAGGGDTLAAIEKYGVEDDIGYISTGGGAFLEFLEGKTLPAVAMLQARAAS, from the coding sequence ATGAACTTCCTGCGCATGACCGATCTCGACCTCTCCGGCAAACGCGTGCTGATCCGCGAGGACCTGAACGTGCCGGTCAAGGAAGGCCGGATCACCAGCGAGCAGCGCCTGGCTGCCAGCCTGCCTACGATCCGCGCCGCGGCCGCGGCGGGCGGGCGGGTGCTGGTGATGTCGCACCTCGGGCGGCCGAAGGAAGGCGTGTTCGACGCCGCCTCCTCGCTGGCGCCGGTGGCGGCCTGGCTGTCGCAGCACCTGGGCTTCGAGGTGCCGCTGGTGCGCGACTGGCTGGACGGCGTCGAGGTGGCGCCGGGCAGCGTGGCGCTGTGCGAGAACGTGCGCTTCAACGTCGGCGAGGAAAAGGACGACGAAGCGCTGAGCCGGCGCATGGCGGCACTGTGCGATGTGTTCGTGATGGACGCCTTCGGCACCGCGCACCGCGCGCAGGCCTCCACCCACGGGGTGGCCAAGTACGCGCCGGTGGCTTGCGCGGGCCCACTGCTGGCGGCGGAACTGGACGCGCTGGCCAAGGCGCTGCTGGCGCCGAAGCGCCCGCTGCTGGCGATCGTCGCCGGCTCCAAGGTGTCGACCAAGCTGGAACTGCTGGGCAACCTGGTCGACAAGGTGGACCAGCTGATCGTCGGCGGCGGCATCGCCAACACCTTCATCGCCGCGGCCGGCCATGGCGTGGGCAAAGCGCTGCACGAGGCCGACCTGCTGGACGCGGCGCGCGCGATCGTCGCCAAGGCCAGCGCGCGCGGCGCGAGCATCCCGCTGCCGCTGGACGTGGTCACCGCACCCGCCTTCGCCGCCGACGCGCCGGCCACCATCGAGGGCATCGCCACGGTCTCCGCCGACGAGATGATCCTCGACATCGGCCCGCAGACCGCTGCCCACTACGCGCAACTGATCGCCCAGGCCGGCACCGTGGTCTGGAACGGCCCGGTCGGCGTATTCGAGTTCGACGCCTTCGGCGCAGGCACCCAGGCCATCGCCCAGGCGATCGCGAAGTCCTCCGCCTTCTCCATCGCCGGCGGCGGCGACACCCTCGCGGCCATCGAGAAGTACGGCGTCGAGGACGACATCGGCTACATCAGCACCGGCGGCGGCGCCTTCCTCGAATTCCTCGAAGGCAAGACCCTGCCCGCGGTGGCCATGCTGCAGGCGCGCGCCGCTTCGTAA